A single window of Candidatus Synechococcus calcipolaris G9 DNA harbors:
- a CDS encoding type II toxin-antitoxin system HicA family toxin — MKSVSGKKLCKIVEKKGWTLQRVSGSHHIYENLQTKQIISIPVHRNQDLKIGTLKALMKTANLTEEDLS, encoded by the coding sequence ATGAAATCCGTGTCAGGGAAAAAGCTATGTAAAATTGTCGAGAAAAAAGGATGGACTTTACAACGAGTCAGCGGCAGCCATCATATCTATGAAAATTTACAGACCAAACAAATTATCTCGATTCCTGTCCACCGCAATCAGGACTTAAAAATTGGAACACTTAAAGCCTTAATGAAAACCGCAAATCTTACGGAAGAAGACTTAAGTTAA
- the mobQ gene encoding MobQ family relaxase, whose translation MSGIFHCSMKIMSRSKGRNAVAAAAYRAGAKLTDHRKEKTHDYTRKRGVIYNEVLLPKSIPLVRIKRELLWNLAEESEKRINSCVAREIQIGLPAELDRQSQIQLARQFTKAIMERYQVAADLAIHEPNKKGDQRNVHAHIMFTTRQIEMVDNMPALTRKTNELDSRKTGSQETHWIRQQWEELANEYLAATGSTTRVDRRRLKDQGIEDRLPQKHLGVAAIAIERKTGENSRLRQEWETANHNHKSLYDQYTAKLAEEAKAKRDADAKRQADQLAKLEAERQAEAKRQADELAKAEAERLAEERAKLDAQRQAEAQQLQAQRAAQAALAKWDKDYLACIAQIQEFPEQNRAIFQVAPDYSSVAIPSKEGKRIYRNQPNPKNLEILKAVVGKAKQFVEKQQPQPPPQQRKRPDLER comes from the coding sequence ATGAGCGGTATATTTCATTGTTCAATGAAAATAATGAGTCGGTCTAAAGGGCGGAACGCAGTAGCGGCGGCTGCCTATCGAGCCGGAGCGAAGTTGACCGACCATCGAAAAGAGAAAACCCACGACTATACCCGCAAACGTGGTGTCATATATAACGAGGTCTTACTACCCAAATCAATCCCCCTGGTGAGGATCAAGAGAGAGCTTCTATGGAATCTTGCTGAGGAATCAGAGAAACGCATCAATTCTTGTGTTGCTAGGGAAATTCAAATTGGGCTACCAGCCGAGCTTGATCGGCAAAGCCAGATTCAGTTAGCCAGGCAATTCACCAAAGCCATTATGGAAAGGTATCAGGTAGCGGCTGACCTGGCGATCCATGAGCCAAACAAAAAAGGCGATCAGCGGAATGTCCATGCTCATATTATGTTCACCACTCGCCAGATCGAGATGGTAGACAATATGCCAGCCCTCACCCGCAAGACAAACGAGCTAGATAGCAGAAAAACTGGCTCTCAAGAAACCCATTGGATTCGACAGCAATGGGAAGAATTAGCAAACGAATATCTTGCCGCAACAGGCAGCACTACCAGGGTGGATCGCCGCAGACTGAAAGATCAAGGGATTGAAGACAGATTGCCCCAGAAGCATCTGGGAGTGGCAGCCATAGCGATCGAGCGGAAAACGGGCGAAAACTCACGGCTTCGGCAGGAGTGGGAAACGGCGAATCACAACCATAAATCACTCTACGATCAATACACAGCAAAACTAGCTGAAGAAGCCAAGGCAAAACGGGATGCTGATGCAAAACGGCAAGCAGATCAACTAGCGAAACTAGAAGCCGAACGACAGGCAGAAGCTAAACGACAGGCAGATGAATTAGCGAAAGCAGAAGCCGAACGATTAGCAGAGGAACGGGCTAAATTAGATGCTCAACGGCAAGCAGAAGCGCAACAATTACAAGCGCAACGAGCGGCACAGGCTGCACTAGCAAAATGGGATAAAGATTATCTCGCCTGTATCGCCCAAATTCAAGAATTTCCAGAGCAAAATAGAGCCATTTTTCAGGTTGCTCCTGACTACAGTAGTGTGGCTATCCCATCCAAGGAAGGTAAGCGAATCTACCGCAATCAACCCAACCCAAAAAACCTAGAAATCCTGAAAGCAGTGGTCGGCAAAGCCAAGCAGTTCGTAGAGAAGCAGCAACCACAACCACCGCCACAACAACGGAAACGACCCGACCTGGAGCGGTGA
- a CDS encoding DUF3854 domain-containing protein produces the protein MFLQRNFPEFVLEEFRLSSIPNRLTKANVEWLEGEEAVVVLAQEAMVQAQKVNSYVTTAAARWRKKYQFAAAGGWATTGCNLDGTPAHIYYFKPKEPRKRSQGFGGNTQKTKVIKYETPALCPAPPILPWVDAQTAQAIYRRYNLKPLPGEFFWQTIQRSNVEIAITEGFKKALSLLAQGIPAIAIRGITQWRTPKTDDLHPIIAQLATAGRRVYIVFDQDEKAKTQAAVRKQAIKLGHALVGCQCKPLYLVWDTVLGKGIDDVIYKQGANAATWLVEALCQSWNVETYQREARIFTGLSTIKQLSQTTFQIERVTEGPYLPELPPLAQGAIHVVKAPMNSGKTTRLGENWVQNAREQNWLTLVLAPLNSLGKQTAQKWNLPHIHDFSKSPEQQQALLATISYQGGVVLCPDSLHCIPPWFLDKPVLLILDEANQVVNHIVEGNTLKSRWSEIVEKFGTIAKHAAEKGAIVLSEDGLPDRAIDFVKKVSEAKAVRVFQHFKHGSTWQCSAMTGQVSGFRKTLLERLEAAKQDKDRQPLLFVSTSQQECRRLERVLSNTQPELKVFRIDSQTNEKGTFNSFFIDPDQWIHDYQPDVLILSPSVKSGVSIEGNVALENAYFKSVWGYFPSLDTDSQMQLLGRYRPPVPRFLFAPPFIRTNGEESLYRPKAIIHQIQQNAAALADAYGFALLLDPDGDSQDTHQRTIEAATLEYLATSRAISGNQKQIAYHALINRLEEAGHKVKREKVDADKETSQLFNSVIEELWREDAAEGAAVVVDPDIHTVEWAISLTHSLDVSREDRVIASKVLLRQEFPGIDFNDCLEWYEGIYKNYGAMRRGVVLQAKAENLLGAKEEDRAGVSKIFGANIRAFHRLPYKFVQAALIEKTGVLALLDGKPYSNADPRAIKIKAAALWFANQINYWLRLTIKPEQTPVEICNKLLKKLNISVEQGQIEVSRPGRRGEQLARVYKITLDSNCVRSRLLEAARRKVAGAVSAICNNKDSPNIKNTDTSSNPPPDVGKGVSDGGYFGIEEAQACQKIPIAHSF, from the coding sequence ATGTTTCTTCAGAGAAATTTTCCAGAGTTTGTCCTAGAAGAGTTCCGCCTGTCCAGCATCCCCAACAGGCTCACTAAGGCAAACGTTGAATGGCTTGAGGGGGAAGAAGCTGTAGTTGTCTTGGCTCAGGAAGCCATGGTACAAGCGCAAAAAGTAAATAGCTATGTAACCACTGCCGCTGCCCGATGGCGCAAGAAGTATCAGTTCGCAGCCGCAGGGGGATGGGCTACTACAGGCTGCAACCTCGATGGGACTCCGGCTCACATTTACTATTTCAAACCGAAAGAACCTCGGAAACGGAGCCAAGGCTTCGGCGGAAACACCCAAAAAACCAAAGTTATCAAATACGAAACCCCAGCCTTGTGTCCTGCGCCGCCGATTTTACCTTGGGTGGACGCGCAAACTGCCCAGGCAATCTACCGCCGCTACAACCTAAAACCGTTACCCGGCGAATTCTTCTGGCAGACGATTCAGCGATCCAACGTCGAGATCGCCATTACCGAGGGATTCAAAAAAGCCCTGAGCCTACTCGCCCAAGGAATACCGGCGATCGCCATTCGGGGAATTACCCAGTGGCGCACACCAAAAACAGACGACCTACACCCGATAATTGCTCAACTTGCCACCGCAGGACGAAGAGTATATATCGTTTTCGACCAGGACGAAAAGGCTAAAACCCAGGCTGCCGTCCGCAAACAGGCGATTAAGCTGGGTCATGCCTTAGTTGGCTGCCAGTGCAAGCCCCTCTATCTGGTCTGGGACACTGTTTTAGGTAAGGGAATTGATGATGTTATTTACAAACAGGGGGCGAATGCCGCCACCTGGCTGGTGGAGGCACTGTGCCAATCCTGGAATGTAGAGACCTACCAGCGCGAGGCCCGGATTTTTACAGGGCTTTCGACAATCAAGCAACTATCGCAGACGACCTTCCAGATCGAGCGAGTTACGGAAGGCCCCTACCTCCCAGAACTGCCCCCGTTAGCCCAGGGAGCCATTCATGTCGTTAAGGCTCCGATGAACTCTGGGAAAACAACCCGGCTCGGAGAGAATTGGGTGCAAAACGCACGGGAGCAAAACTGGCTCACTTTAGTCCTTGCACCCCTCAATTCACTGGGCAAACAAACGGCTCAAAAGTGGAACTTACCCCATATTCACGACTTTTCTAAATCACCAGAGCAGCAGCAGGCACTCCTGGCAACAATCAGCTACCAGGGGGGGGTTGTCTTGTGCCCCGATTCTCTGCATTGCATCCCACCCTGGTTTTTAGACAAGCCGGTGCTACTGATTCTTGACGAGGCTAACCAAGTTGTAAATCACATCGTCGAGGGGAATACCCTTAAAAGCCGGTGGTCTGAAATCGTGGAAAAATTTGGAACCATCGCCAAACACGCTGCCGAGAAGGGGGCAATCGTCCTGAGTGAGGACGGCTTGCCAGATCGGGCGATCGATTTTGTGAAAAAGGTCAGTGAGGCAAAGGCTGTCCGAGTTTTTCAACACTTCAAACACGGTTCAACCTGGCAGTGTTCGGCAATGACGGGGCAGGTGAGTGGCTTCCGGAAAACGTTATTGGAGCGTTTGGAGGCGGCTAAACAGGACAAGGATCGACAGCCCCTATTGTTTGTCTCTACCTCCCAGCAGGAGTGCCGACGGTTGGAGCGGGTCTTGAGTAACACGCAACCTGAACTGAAGGTCTTCAGGATCGACAGTCAAACGAACGAAAAAGGCACATTTAATTCGTTCTTTATTGATCCAGACCAATGGATCCATGATTATCAGCCCGACGTTTTAATTCTCTCGCCCTCGGTCAAATCCGGCGTTTCCATTGAAGGCAACGTTGCCCTTGAAAATGCCTATTTCAAAAGCGTTTGGGGATACTTCCCCTCCCTCGATACCGATAGCCAAATGCAGTTGTTGGGGCGGTATCGGCCGCCGGTGCCCCGATTTCTCTTTGCTCCGCCTTTTATCCGAACAAACGGCGAGGAATCACTCTACCGCCCAAAAGCAATTATTCACCAGATACAGCAAAACGCAGCCGCATTGGCAGACGCTTACGGCTTTGCTCTTTTGCTAGATCCTGACGGTGATTCCCAAGACACCCACCAGCGGACAATCGAAGCTGCGACCTTAGAGTACCTAGCTACGTCACGGGCAATCAGCGGAAATCAAAAACAGATCGCCTATCACGCTTTAATCAATCGTTTAGAGGAGGCGGGTCACAAGGTCAAAAGAGAAAAAGTTGATGCTGATAAGGAAACAAGCCAGCTTTTTAATTCTGTTATTGAAGAACTATGGCGGGAGGATGCAGCGGAAGGGGCGGCGGTTGTTGTTGATCCTGACATCCACACGGTTGAATGGGCGATCTCCCTCACTCATTCCCTAGACGTGTCCCGCGAGGATCGGGTGATCGCATCAAAAGTATTGCTCCGCCAAGAATTTCCAGGAATAGACTTCAATGATTGTTTGGAGTGGTACGAGGGGATATACAAGAATTATGGGGCGATGCGCCGGGGCGTAGTTTTGCAGGCAAAGGCTGAGAATCTGCTGGGAGCCAAGGAAGAGGATCGCGCCGGGGTGAGCAAAATATTCGGGGCAAATATCCGAGCTTTTCACCGGCTACCCTACAAGTTCGTCCAGGCGGCTCTGATTGAAAAAACGGGTGTTCTTGCCCTTTTGGATGGTAAACCCTATAGCAATGCTGACCCACGGGCAATCAAGATCAAGGCAGCAGCTCTATGGTTTGCTAATCAAATTAACTACTGGCTACGGCTGACGATTAAGCCAGAGCAGACACCGGTGGAGATATGCAACAAGCTACTGAAAAAGTTAAATATTAGCGTTGAACAAGGTCAAATCGAGGTATCCCGTCCAGGGCGGCGGGGGGAACAGTTGGCGCGAGTCTATAAGATCACGCTTGATTCTAACTGTGTGCGTTCACGGTTGCTAGAAGCTGCACGGCGTAAGGTTGCTGGAGCTGTATCCGCGATTTGTAATAATAAAGACTCTCCCAATATAAAAAACACGGATACAAGCTCCAATCCCCCTCCAGACGTGGGAAAAGGGGTCAGTGATGGGGGTTATTTTGGTATAGAGGAAGCCCAAGCCTGTCAAAAAATACCCATCGCTCACTCTTTCTAA
- a CDS encoding UPF0175 family protein, translated as MSTIELKFELPSELSTDEVTLLLAIKLYEFGKVSLGQAAKIAGYSQRTFMEILGRYRVPIFAYSPEELREDLGL; from the coding sequence ATGTCAACAATCGAGCTAAAATTTGAACTACCCTCAGAACTTTCAACGGATGAGGTGACCCTCCTATTAGCCATCAAACTCTATGAATTCGGTAAAGTCTCCCTGGGGCAAGCCGCTAAAATCGCCGGGTATTCACAACGGACTTTTATGGAAATCTTAGGCCGCTATCGAGTCCCTATTTTTGCCTATTCACCAGAAGAACTGAGAGAAGACCTCGGCCTGTGA
- a CDS encoding XRE family transcriptional regulator, whose amino-acid sequence MNRPEQRFSLGIGQRLLHLRGKRSRQTFADLLGIGHRSLVRYEKEERLPDAEVLARICQVFEVDPMWLLMGKYRERPTVLIPRYDLEAAAGTGTFLESEGAIDALSLDLDWLVQELKVNPQEAGLLTVRGDSMEPTLFHGDSLLFTRRLLDPLQEGIYLIRCNALLMVKRLLPKPGKTLLIASDNSAYPPFSISVQTDPDDFAILGRVVWSGRRLRG is encoded by the coding sequence ATGAATCGTCCAGAACAGCGATTTTCTCTTGGTATCGGACAGCGGTTGTTACATTTGCGCGGCAAACGGAGTCGGCAGACGTTTGCGGATTTGCTTGGCATCGGACATCGCAGTTTAGTCCGGTATGAAAAGGAGGAAAGGCTACCGGATGCGGAGGTCTTAGCTCGGATTTGTCAGGTATTTGAGGTTGATCCGATGTGGTTGCTGATGGGCAAGTACCGGGAGCGGCCAACGGTCTTGATTCCTCGGTATGATTTGGAGGCGGCGGCCGGGACGGGGACGTTTTTGGAATCGGAAGGAGCGATCGATGCTCTTAGTCTGGATCTGGATTGGTTGGTGCAGGAGTTAAAGGTCAATCCGCAGGAGGCTGGGTTGCTGACGGTTCGTGGGGATTCGATGGAACCTACTCTCTTCCATGGCGATTCGTTGCTGTTTACTCGAAGGCTGCTTGACCCTCTCCAGGAGGGTATCTATTTGATTCGCTGTAATGCTTTGTTGATGGTGAAGCGGCTCTTACCAAAACCTGGCAAGACTCTTTTGATTGCTAGTGACAATAGTGCTTATCCGCCTTTTTCTATCTCGGTGCAAACTGACCCTGATGATTTTGCCATTCTGGGGCGGGTGGTCTGGTCTGGTCGCAGGTTAAGAGGCTAG
- a CDS encoding transposase, producing MKEKVQMSQKPRRTFTAEQKADAVAIVQQSGKPISHVAQEMGLTESALRQWVKQATIDQGGGKQGALTTQERAELTALRKDLKRVEMERDFLKKAAAFFARESSDPMS from the coding sequence ATGAAGGAGAAAGTCCAAATGAGCCAAAAACCAAGACGAACATTTACTGCCGAACAAAAAGCTGACGCTGTGGCAATAGTGCAACAGTCAGGCAAGCCGATCAGCCACGTCGCCCAGGAAATGGGTTTGACAGAAAGTGCCCTACGCCAATGGGTCAAACAAGCAACCATTGACCAGGGTGGTGGCAAGCAAGGGGCATTGACGACGCAGGAACGGGCGGAACTGACGGCATTACGCAAAGACTTGAAGCGCGTCGAGATGGAGCGTGATTTCCTAAAAAAAGCGGCAGCCTTCTTTGCACGGGAAAGCTCAGACCCTATGAGTTAA
- a CDS encoding DUF1156 domain-containing protein, producing the protein MAPDGTGVKLLPQLTGKRVCQFEIVHSAKDQSPGTVKGGVATCPYPDCGRVIEGDEIKKQAQAGNMGEQLFTIVYKERILSKTKTGKVREKWSRGYRAPQLTDNIDDKIAAALAEKLPAWEALDLVPSEMIDQGHKTDEPLRYGFRKWRDLFSPRQLLCHGTSVEIFRELLTEAQQNPDYSELTKAALGYVALSIDTLLNYGTRSCRWDSSTGRVRALFDRHDFAFVWSYSEMAPLITGLGFDWTFEKTEKCIKELLELTKNNASENYENLPVLESLSAATTPTPITLTCQPGDRLDHLVDTSIDAIVLDPPYYDNVMYAELSDFFYVWLKRTAGYIYPDLFTRYLTDKENEAVANPAKFKGQKGAKDLAGQDYQHRMAAIFTECRRVLKPDGIMTLMFTHKATGAWDALTTGLIEAGFVITASWPINTEAEGSLHIKDKSAANSTIFLACRPRNQAPTDDVYYWEELEPLVAQAVRSRISQFQAAGIRGVDLYLSCFGPALELFSRHWPVKRGQPKAEFPTSRRRSTPTPTDPYAVTPEDALEAARREVKRWKLEQLTNAQRIHELDPLTEWFVLAWDAFKAPQFPYDEALRLARVVGLDLDRDIIKVLAEKKSSDVILWDSAIRAANASLGPTDGSRGLIDAIHHAAHLGRSQSLAAARELLEKNNLSQDPTFLAGLEAVLEVLPPSKTYTGIDPAKAVAAAANDFEGLENLRRLAFADKIDEPQQLALWAEP; encoded by the coding sequence TTGGCTCCTGATGGGACGGGGGTAAAATTATTACCGCAATTAACCGGCAAGCGGGTTTGTCAGTTTGAAATTGTCCATTCAGCAAAAGATCAATCTCCAGGGACGGTGAAGGGGGGTGTTGCGACTTGTCCCTATCCAGACTGTGGGCGGGTGATTGAAGGGGATGAAATAAAAAAACAGGCCCAGGCCGGGAACATGGGAGAGCAGCTTTTCACGATTGTTTATAAAGAACGGATATTATCTAAAACTAAAACGGGCAAGGTTCGGGAAAAATGGTCAAGGGGATATCGTGCGCCGCAATTAACCGACAACATTGATGACAAAATTGCCGCAGCTTTAGCAGAGAAACTCCCGGCCTGGGAAGCCTTGGATTTAGTTCCCTCTGAAATGATTGATCAAGGTCATAAAACAGATGAACCCCTGCGATATGGATTTAGAAAATGGCGAGATTTATTTTCTCCTAGGCAGTTACTTTGTCATGGTACGAGTGTTGAAATTTTCCGAGAACTCTTAACCGAAGCCCAACAGAACCCCGACTATTCAGAACTTACAAAAGCAGCACTCGGTTATGTTGCACTTTCAATAGATACATTACTTAATTATGGTACGAGGTCTTGCCGCTGGGACTCATCAACTGGAAGGGTCAGAGCATTATTTGACAGACATGATTTTGCCTTTGTCTGGTCTTACTCTGAAATGGCCCCTTTGATTACTGGACTTGGCTTTGATTGGACATTTGAAAAAACTGAGAAGTGCATTAAGGAATTACTGGAGCTAACAAAAAACAATGCTAGTGAAAATTATGAAAATCTGCCTGTTTTAGAGTCTCTTTCCGCTGCAACTACGCCCACGCCCATTACCCTCACTTGCCAACCTGGAGACCGCTTAGACCATTTAGTTGATACCAGTATTGATGCCATAGTCTTGGATCCGCCCTATTACGACAATGTGATGTATGCGGAACTCTCGGACTTTTTCTATGTCTGGCTGAAACGCACGGCGGGCTATATTTATCCAGACTTATTTACCCGTTACCTCACCGACAAAGAAAACGAAGCCGTGGCCAACCCCGCCAAATTCAAAGGGCAAAAAGGAGCCAAAGACCTGGCCGGGCAAGATTATCAACACCGCATGGCCGCTATTTTTACCGAGTGTCGTCGTGTCCTCAAACCCGATGGCATTATGACCCTAATGTTTACCCACAAAGCAACTGGGGCCTGGGATGCACTGACAACGGGCCTGATTGAAGCCGGATTTGTAATCACTGCCAGTTGGCCGATCAATACCGAAGCTGAGGGATCGCTGCACATCAAAGATAAATCCGCCGCCAATAGCACCATCTTTTTAGCCTGTCGTCCCCGTAACCAAGCCCCCACCGATGACGTTTACTATTGGGAAGAACTTGAACCCCTCGTGGCCCAGGCCGTGCGTAGTCGGATCAGTCAATTTCAAGCTGCTGGCATCCGGGGCGTTGATCTATATCTTTCCTGTTTTGGACCAGCCCTAGAATTGTTCTCCCGCCACTGGCCAGTCAAACGGGGACAACCCAAAGCCGAATTCCCCACTTCACGCCGCCGCTCCACCCCAACTCCAACCGATCCCTATGCCGTCACCCCAGAAGATGCCCTCGAAGCCGCCCGCCGGGAAGTCAAACGCTGGAAACTGGAACAACTCACCAATGCCCAACGCATCCATGAACTTGACCCGCTGACAGAATGGTTTGTCCTGGCCTGGGATGCCTTCAAAGCCCCACAATTCCCCTACGATGAAGCCTTACGCCTGGCCCGTGTTGTTGGATTAGACCTAGATCGAGACATTATCAAAGTCCTAGCTGAGAAAAAAAGCAGTGATGTCATCCTCTGGGATAGTGCGATTCGTGCTGCTAATGCTTCCCTAGGCCCCACCGATGGCAGTCGCGGACTCATTGATGCAATCCACCATGCCGCCCACCTGGGTCGAAGTCAGAGTTTAGCCGCTGCCCGTGAACTCCTAGAAAAAAATAACCTCAGCCAAGACCCGACCTTTTTAGCTGGACTGGAAGCTGTCCTAGAAGTCTTGCCCCCCTCCAAAACCTACACCGGCATTGATCCCGCCAAAGCTGTTGCCGCCGCCGCCAATGACTTTGAGGGCCTGGAAAATCTCCGCCGTTTAGCCTTTGCTGACAAAATTGATGAACCGCAACAACTCGCACTTTGGGCAGAACCTTAA
- a CDS encoding ParA family protein, which translates to MKTIFFVFMPKGGVGKTTISILLTAEMLRRNKAVQILDIDRQQELKMWVDEWCTLNPDKANLIVDSKNERDCLIIDSKPGADDQFGASNDDILKTLAAWSQEQTVRVILPFLPGKQEIKALRVAIELLDQYAPTIPRGIIINRRKNSRIDTELIAEAKQISNATVLGYLTDLIAYREIKCEGKAVWQYETTAAISRFDDFVRVFNFRSKGDATREWAKVAKSLDQFMSVPG; encoded by the coding sequence ATGAAAACCATCTTTTTTGTGTTCATGCCCAAGGGTGGCGTTGGCAAAACGACAATTTCAATTTTGCTAACGGCTGAAATGTTAAGGCGCAATAAAGCAGTCCAGATTTTAGATATTGACCGACAACAAGAATTAAAGATGTGGGTGGATGAGTGGTGTACATTAAATCCAGACAAAGCCAACCTAATTGTGGATAGTAAAAATGAGCGCGATTGCTTAATAATTGATAGCAAACCTGGGGCTGACGATCAGTTTGGTGCGAGTAATGACGACATTTTGAAAACGTTAGCAGCGTGGAGTCAGGAACAAACTGTGCGCGTGATACTGCCATTTCTGCCAGGCAAACAGGAGATAAAGGCGTTAAGGGTGGCGATAGAATTGTTGGATCAGTATGCGCCAACGATACCAAGGGGCATCATCATCAATCGGCGTAAAAATTCGCGCATTGATACGGAGTTAATTGCTGAAGCCAAGCAAATTAGTAACGCAACAGTCCTGGGCTATCTAACAGATTTGATCGCGTATCGGGAAATCAAATGTGAGGGCAAGGCAGTCTGGCAGTATGAAACGACTGCTGCGATTTCCCGCTTTGATGACTTTGTAAGAGTTTTCAATTTTCGCAGCAAGGGTGATGCAACGCGGGAGTGGGCCAAAGTCGCCAAATCCCTGGATCAATTTATGAGCGTCCCCGGCTAG
- a CDS encoding type II toxin-antitoxin system HicB family antitoxin, with amino-acid sequence MKLTVIIHNAEEGGYWAEVPALPGCVTEGETKEELMANLEDAIQGWLEVANQRAITAPDETKIEIAV; translated from the coding sequence ATGAAACTCACGGTCATTATCCATAACGCTGAAGAAGGCGGCTATTGGGCCGAGGTTCCTGCACTGCCAGGTTGTGTCACAGAAGGGGAAACGAAAGAAGAATTAATGGCAAATTTAGAGGATGCGATTCAGGGCTGGCTAGAGGTAGCGAATCAGAGAGCTATCACTGCTCCAGACGAAACGAAAATTGAGATTGCGGTATGA